From Halorubrum salinarum, the proteins below share one genomic window:
- a CDS encoding inositol monophosphatase family protein: MTDADERGADATGCGAEAVPPVAERADDVAERAAVAQRAAEAGAAVAHEHFRSDIAVETKGEDDVVTEADRAAQRTVIEAIRESFPDDAVVGEEEDERKTVPEAGPAWVIDPIDGTNNYVRDVRVWATAVAAVVDGEPVAAAIVAPALGDTYTADATGAYRNGEPIAVSDVNDPRDAAVDPTIWWDYDARDEYARACEAIVTRFGDMRRFGAAQVVLPTVAAGGLEGTITNLRANTWDTVAGVFVIRQAGGRVTDLAGNRWRHDSKGLVASNGALHDEVLAAANEIESDE, from the coding sequence ATGACCGACGCAGACGAGCGCGGCGCCGACGCCACCGGATGCGGCGCCGAGGCCGTGCCCCCCGTCGCGGAGCGCGCAGACGACGTCGCCGAGCGCGCCGCGGTCGCGCAGCGCGCGGCGGAGGCGGGCGCCGCCGTCGCGCACGAGCACTTCCGCAGCGACATCGCGGTGGAGACGAAAGGCGAGGACGACGTGGTGACCGAGGCCGACCGCGCGGCCCAGCGCACCGTCATCGAGGCCATCCGCGAGTCGTTCCCGGACGACGCGGTCGTGGGCGAGGAGGAGGACGAGCGCAAGACCGTGCCCGAGGCGGGCCCCGCGTGGGTGATCGACCCCATCGACGGGACGAACAACTACGTCCGCGACGTGCGCGTGTGGGCCACCGCGGTCGCGGCCGTCGTCGACGGCGAGCCGGTCGCGGCCGCAATCGTCGCGCCCGCGCTCGGCGACACGTACACCGCCGACGCCACGGGCGCGTACCGCAACGGCGAGCCGATCGCGGTGAGCGACGTGAACGACCCCCGCGACGCGGCCGTCGACCCGACGATCTGGTGGGACTACGACGCCCGCGACGAGTACGCCCGCGCGTGCGAGGCGATCGTCACCCGCTTCGGCGACATGCGCCGGTTCGGTGCCGCGCAGGTGGTGCTGCCGACCGTCGCCGCCGGCGGGCTGGAGGGGACGATCACGAACCTCCGGGCGAACACCTGGGACACGGTGGCCGGGGTGTTCGTGATCCGGCAGGCCGGCGGGCGCGTGACGGACTTGGCGGGGAACCGGTGGCGGCACGACTCGAAGGGACTGGTCGCCTCGAACGGCGCCCTCCACGACGAAGTCCTCGCGGCCGCGAACGAGATCGAATCGGACGAGTAA
- a CDS encoding Rieske (2Fe-2S) protein encodes MSASDKYPSESGRRRFVKGVVGGAALAGVGAMGSATVNTLTTAGGVGGGSTVARTIAHTGGPAPRGLPQIPVRVTDEGYIEGIWPETTTVTQEGQEIEVAQEELGGVTYSGAWFQYCGVESQENVQPNFESDNLFRAASGPPYDWQSNTYSGGDRIHVDDFSDYEEWGNGIGSEGVGKPASVTWRSEDADTNLNAIVIRSPEIEEAAQNDEWLQASTDQGFMAYLNVCTHFCCIPGYKVLAESARYDAADGTYCVCHQSTYDPFTIEEALFIARPRPEE; translated from the coding sequence ATGAGTGCGTCCGACAAGTATCCGTCCGAGTCCGGGCGGCGACGCTTCGTGAAGGGCGTCGTCGGCGGCGCGGCCCTCGCGGGGGTCGGTGCGATGGGGTCGGCGACCGTGAACACCCTGACGACCGCCGGCGGGGTCGGCGGCGGGTCGACGGTCGCGAGGACCATCGCGCACACCGGTGGGCCGGCGCCCCGGGGGCTCCCGCAGATCCCCGTTCGGGTCACCGACGAGGGGTACATCGAGGGCATCTGGCCCGAGACGACCACCGTCACCCAGGAGGGCCAAGAGATCGAGGTCGCCCAAGAGGAGCTCGGCGGCGTGACCTACTCCGGCGCGTGGTTCCAGTACTGCGGCGTCGAGTCGCAGGAGAACGTCCAGCCGAACTTCGAGTCGGACAACCTGTTCCGCGCGGCGAGCGGCCCGCCGTACGACTGGCAGTCGAACACCTACTCCGGCGGCGACCGGATCCACGTCGACGACTTCTCCGACTACGAGGAGTGGGGCAACGGGATCGGCAGCGAGGGCGTCGGCAAGCCCGCGTCGGTCACGTGGCGCTCCGAGGACGCCGACACGAACCTCAACGCGATCGTCATCCGATCGCCGGAGATCGAGGAGGCGGCCCAGAACGACGAGTGGCTCCAGGCCTCCACCGACCAGGGGTTCATGGCGTACCTCAACGTCTGTACCCACTTCTGCTGTATCCCGGGGTACAAGGTGCTGGCGGAGTCCGCCCGCTACGACGCTGCCGACGGGACCTACTGCGTCTGCCACCAGTCGACGTACGACCCGTTCACCATCGAGGAGGCGCTGTTCATCGCCCGGCCTCGCCCCGAGGAGTAA
- a CDS encoding 30S ribosomal protein S19e produces MVTIYDVPADDLIEAVAARLEDRIDEPDWVEFAKTGAGKELPPEQDDFWYVRSASLLRKVAQNEPIGIERLATEYGSKKRGSNRYVVRPPEHEGGSRNLIRTALQALEEEGLVTTASGEGRRLSDEGEAFLSEVATEVFEDLDRPELERYA; encoded by the coding sequence ATGGTAACCATCTACGACGTGCCGGCCGACGACCTCATCGAGGCCGTCGCCGCGCGACTCGAGGACCGCATCGACGAGCCGGACTGGGTGGAGTTCGCCAAGACCGGCGCCGGCAAGGAGCTCCCGCCGGAGCAGGACGACTTCTGGTACGTCCGCTCCGCGAGCCTCCTGCGGAAGGTCGCCCAGAACGAGCCGATCGGCATCGAGCGGCTCGCGACCGAGTACGGCTCGAAGAAGCGCGGTTCGAACCGCTACGTCGTCCGTCCCCCGGAACACGAGGGCGGCTCCCGGAACCTCATCCGCACGGCGCTGCAGGCGCTCGAAGAGGAGGGCCTCGTCACCACCGCCTCCGGCGAGGGCCGCCGCCTCTCCGACGAGGGCGAGGCGTTCCTCTCGGAGGTCGCGACTGAGGTCTTCGAGGACCTCGACCGGCCGGAACTCGAACGCTACGCGTAA
- a CDS encoding MOSC domain-containing protein, with translation MTGSGVGTVERIHVASGTGGEPEPREAVEAVADRGLRGDRYFDGDGIYNEQADLEPSDVTFIAAEALAAAAEEYGVDLDAGAHRRNVTTRGVALDELVGERFRVGEAVVEGTGHCEPCGYMADLAEQADAATALDGRGGLDARIVESGTIAVGDEVVR, from the coding sequence ATGACGGGATCGGGCGTCGGCACGGTCGAACGGATTCACGTCGCCTCGGGGACGGGCGGCGAGCCGGAGCCGCGGGAGGCGGTCGAGGCGGTCGCGGACCGCGGCCTCAGGGGCGACCGCTACTTCGACGGCGACGGGATCTACAACGAGCAGGCGGACCTGGAGCCGAGCGACGTGACGTTCATCGCGGCGGAGGCGCTCGCGGCCGCGGCCGAAGAGTACGGCGTCGACCTCGACGCGGGCGCCCACCGGCGCAACGTCACGACGCGCGGCGTCGCCCTCGACGAACTGGTCGGCGAGCGGTTCCGGGTCGGCGAGGCGGTCGTCGAGGGGACGGGCCACTGCGAGCCGTGCGGCTACATGGCGGATCTCGCGGAGCAAGCGGACGCGGCGACTGCCCTCGACGGCCGCGGCGGGCTCGACGCCCGGATCGTCGAGTCGGGGACGATCGCGGTCGGCGACGAGGTCGTCCGATAG
- a CDS encoding carboxypeptidase regulatory-like domain-containing protein, whose amino-acid sequence MSRPTTARAQSETVGIILLVAVFVVSASAIGVAYVGGMGSDTDEVVVSAELSADGTDLCVDHLGGDALPNGELAVVVRADGNATRYPFAPPAGEFAPGERRTFSDALVANATNEVALYHEASGERIARTTLAPTATPSLAAETGSIEGVVVGPGAAATRVASGASLGLRPSVVPLSGATVAVDGAGRVAEATTGVGGAYRIDGIEPGEYEVSATAPGLAVSATTVEVEPNETATVDFRLDPLRPAEFAVEIAGVDARVDAGDPVTVDATVENVGDERGTETVELRVGDERVDSVEVSLDAGERRTVSLRWQTLPTDAGEETLTVDAGDDAATTTVEVLDAATDAVAYVDRDGDGDPDETYTAVELAFLGAVDGHLVVYDDVTVGTPVGATADRVTVRDGVTVRANGIDLTAAGDLSVGRDAVLDASSRGFLFAGAGDVSLRAGGDLDARDAAVTTSAGALFASAGDIVLTAGGDADLRDGTFEAVGVGFFGRSDGRITVTAGGTVRTEGASFDPPRE is encoded by the coding sequence ATGTCCCGTCCCACAACCGCCCGCGCACAGTCGGAGACGGTCGGGATAATCCTCCTCGTCGCCGTCTTCGTCGTGAGCGCGAGCGCCATCGGGGTCGCTTACGTCGGGGGCATGGGCTCCGACACCGACGAGGTCGTCGTCTCCGCGGAGCTCAGCGCCGACGGGACCGACCTCTGCGTCGACCACCTCGGCGGCGACGCGCTCCCGAACGGCGAGCTCGCGGTCGTCGTCAGGGCCGACGGGAACGCCACTCGCTACCCGTTCGCGCCGCCTGCGGGGGAGTTCGCGCCCGGTGAGCGACGCACGTTCTCGGACGCGCTCGTCGCGAACGCGACGAACGAGGTCGCGCTCTACCACGAGGCCTCGGGCGAGCGGATAGCGCGGACGACCCTCGCGCCGACGGCGACACCGTCTCTGGCGGCCGAGACGGGGTCGATCGAGGGCGTCGTCGTCGGTCCCGGCGCGGCCGCGACCCGGGTCGCGTCGGGCGCTTCGCTCGGGCTCCGGCCGTCCGTCGTGCCGCTCTCGGGCGCGACGGTCGCCGTCGACGGCGCCGGCCGCGTCGCCGAGGCGACGACCGGGGTCGGCGGCGCCTACCGGATCGACGGGATCGAACCGGGCGAGTACGAGGTGTCGGCGACTGCGCCCGGGCTCGCCGTCTCGGCGACGACCGTCGAGGTCGAGCCGAACGAGACGGCGACCGTGGACTTCCGGCTCGACCCGCTCCGGCCCGCCGAGTTCGCGGTCGAGATCGCCGGCGTCGACGCGCGGGTCGACGCGGGCGACCCGGTCACCGTGGACGCGACCGTCGAGAACGTCGGGGACGAGCGGGGGACGGAGACCGTCGAACTGCGTGTCGGCGACGAGCGGGTCGACTCCGTCGAGGTCTCGCTCGACGCTGGCGAGCGCCGGACCGTCTCGCTGCGCTGGCAGACCCTCCCGACCGACGCCGGCGAGGAGACGCTGACCGTCGACGCGGGCGACGACGCGGCCACGACGACCGTCGAAGTCCTCGACGCCGCGACCGACGCGGTCGCGTACGTCGACCGCGACGGAGACGGCGACCCGGACGAGACGTACACCGCCGTCGAACTCGCCTTCCTCGGCGCCGTCGACGGCCACCTCGTCGTGTACGACGACGTCACCGTCGGGACTCCGGTCGGCGCGACCGCGGACCGCGTCACGGTCCGCGACGGCGTGACGGTCCGGGCGAACGGGATCGACCTCACCGCCGCGGGCGACCTTTCGGTCGGGCGGGACGCCGTCCTCGACGCCTCGTCGCGCGGTTTCCTCTTCGCCGGCGCCGGCGACGTCTCGCTGCGGGCCGGCGGCGACCTCGACGCCCGCGACGCGGCCGTCACCACCTCCGCCGGCGCGCTGTTCGCCAGCGCGGGCGACATCGTCCTGACCGCCGGCGGGGACGCGGACCTCCGCGACGGGACGTTCGAGGCGGTCGGCGTGGGATTCTTCGGGCGGAGCGACGGCCGGATCACCGTCACAGCGGGCGGAACGGTCCGGACCGAGGGCGCCTCCTTCGACCCGCCGCGGGAGTGA
- the ppc gene encoding phosphoenolpyruvate carboxylase: MKLHNRDVRTDVRELGALVGDVLAAQASTEAYETVETLRNAAIDYRRGDAEDRAALHEAVDDLSTTREEVVARAFTTYFELINLAEERERVRAVRNADDGSALHDSFDATIAEFAEAGVDADELEELLADVLIEPTFTAHPTEARRSTVKSKLRSIANHLGELDERNLTDRERRAVWRDVTAEVTSLWGTRQVRQRAPEPEDEARNVQWYLENTLFDVVGDAYEEFEETISKEYDDVDCPKLFEFRSWAGSDRDGNPFVTPEVTDETLERQREVAVEKYRDRCKRLSAVLSQDGERYAAGDALARSLAADAERFPTVVEEARERYPDEPYRQKLRLMRERLDRVNDVRPGEYPDGDAFLDDLDVIAESLREDGQESVLESFVEPFRRQVDTFGLTLASLDLRDHRENHTEAVAEAVAVEGVDYEGMSEDERVDFLTEAILQNEPVVDVDEPGDVSETTERVLRRFASFAEWQEEYGQQAIDTYCISMTEEPSHVLEVLFLADQVGVVSLPDHCAVDVVPLLETESALNGAERILGTLFENEAYATALDARGEVQEVMLGYSDSNKENGFLAANWDLYENQRRIARFCREEDVTLRLFHGRGGSISRGGGPMNEALLALPNETVTGQVKFTEQGEAIAEKYANPRIAERELEQMLDAQIRARKEANEEPVEDVPDRWVEAMEIMAPAARETYRDLLNTDGFVSYFEQATPISVVEDLNLGSRPASRSGERSVEDLRAIPWVFSWTQTRLILPGWYAIASGIDAYLDEVGEEEGMETLREMFDEWPFFRTTLDNASLALARTEPEIAAEYADLADDELRERFFPDLVAEYERGRELVLAISGRDQLLRREWLEESLDRRNPYVDPLNLLQANLLGRTHRTDEEERTLRLTVNGIAAGMKNTG; encoded by the coding sequence ATGAAGTTGCACAATCGGGACGTGCGGACGGACGTTCGGGAACTCGGGGCGCTGGTGGGAGACGTCCTGGCCGCACAGGCGTCGACGGAGGCGTACGAGACGGTCGAGACGCTTCGGAACGCGGCGATCGACTACCGGCGCGGCGACGCCGAGGACCGGGCGGCCCTCCACGAGGCGGTCGACGACCTCTCGACGACGCGCGAGGAGGTGGTCGCCCGCGCGTTCACGACCTACTTCGAGCTCATCAACCTCGCCGAGGAGCGCGAGCGGGTCCGCGCGGTCCGGAACGCCGACGACGGGAGCGCCCTCCACGACTCATTCGACGCGACGATCGCCGAGTTCGCCGAGGCCGGCGTCGACGCCGACGAGCTGGAGGAGCTGCTCGCCGACGTGCTCATCGAGCCGACGTTCACCGCCCACCCGACAGAGGCCCGCCGCTCGACGGTGAAGTCCAAGCTCCGCTCGATCGCGAACCACCTCGGCGAGCTCGACGAGCGCAACCTCACCGACCGCGAGCGGCGCGCCGTCTGGCGCGACGTCACCGCGGAGGTGACCAGTCTGTGGGGCACGCGACAGGTCCGCCAGCGGGCGCCCGAGCCCGAAGACGAGGCGCGAAACGTCCAGTGGTACCTGGAGAACACCCTCTTCGACGTGGTCGGCGACGCCTACGAGGAGTTCGAGGAGACCATCTCGAAGGAGTACGACGACGTCGACTGCCCGAAGCTCTTCGAGTTCCGCTCGTGGGCCGGCTCCGACCGCGACGGCAACCCGTTCGTCACGCCGGAGGTGACCGACGAGACGCTCGAACGCCAGCGCGAGGTCGCCGTCGAGAAGTACCGCGACCGCTGTAAGCGGCTCTCGGCCGTGTTGAGCCAGGACGGCGAGCGCTACGCCGCGGGCGACGCGCTGGCGCGGTCGCTCGCCGCCGACGCCGAGCGGTTCCCGACCGTCGTCGAGGAGGCGCGCGAGCGCTACCCCGACGAGCCGTACCGGCAGAAGCTCCGGCTGATGCGCGAGCGGCTCGACCGCGTCAACGACGTGCGCCCGGGCGAGTACCCCGACGGCGACGCGTTCCTCGACGACCTCGACGTCATCGCCGAGTCGCTGCGCGAGGACGGCCAGGAGTCGGTCCTGGAGTCGTTCGTCGAGCCGTTCCGCCGCCAGGTGGACACGTTCGGGCTCACGCTGGCGTCGCTCGACCTCCGCGACCACCGCGAGAACCACACCGAGGCCGTCGCCGAGGCGGTCGCCGTGGAGGGCGTCGACTACGAGGGGATGAGCGAGGACGAGCGCGTCGACTTCCTCACCGAGGCGATCCTCCAGAACGAGCCGGTCGTCGACGTCGACGAGCCCGGCGACGTCTCCGAGACGACGGAGCGCGTCCTGCGGCGGTTCGCGTCGTTCGCGGAGTGGCAGGAGGAGTACGGCCAGCAGGCGATCGACACCTACTGCATCTCGATGACCGAGGAGCCGAGCCACGTGCTGGAGGTGCTCTTCTTGGCCGACCAGGTCGGCGTCGTCTCCCTGCCCGACCACTGCGCGGTCGACGTGGTCCCGCTCCTGGAGACCGAGTCCGCGCTCAACGGCGCCGAGCGCATCCTCGGCACCCTCTTCGAGAACGAGGCGTACGCGACCGCGCTCGACGCGCGCGGCGAGGTCCAAGAAGTAATGTTAGGCTACTCCGACTCCAACAAGGAGAACGGGTTCCTCGCGGCGAACTGGGACCTCTACGAGAACCAGCGCCGGATCGCGCGGTTCTGCCGCGAGGAGGACGTGACGCTCCGGCTGTTCCACGGCCGCGGCGGCTCCATCTCGCGCGGCGGCGGCCCGATGAACGAGGCGCTGCTCGCGCTCCCGAACGAGACCGTCACCGGGCAGGTGAAGTTCACCGAGCAGGGCGAGGCCATCGCCGAGAAGTACGCCAACCCGCGGATCGCCGAGCGCGAGCTAGAGCAGATGCTCGACGCGCAGATCCGCGCCCGGAAGGAGGCGAACGAGGAGCCGGTCGAAGACGTGCCCGACCGCTGGGTCGAGGCGATGGAGATCATGGCGCCCGCGGCGCGGGAGACGTACCGCGACCTGCTGAACACGGACGGGTTCGTCTCCTACTTCGAGCAGGCGACGCCGATCAGCGTCGTCGAGGACCTCAACCTGGGCTCCCGGCCCGCCTCGCGGTCGGGCGAGCGCAGCGTCGAGGACCTGCGCGCCATCCCGTGGGTGTTCTCGTGGACCCAGACCCGGCTCATCCTCCCCGGCTGGTACGCGATCGCCTCCGGCATCGACGCCTACCTCGACGAGGTCGGCGAGGAGGAGGGGATGGAGACGCTCCGCGAGATGTTCGACGAGTGGCCGTTCTTCCGGACGACGCTCGACAACGCCTCGCTGGCGCTCGCGCGCACCGAGCCGGAGATCGCGGCCGAGTACGCCGACCTGGCCGACGACGAACTCCGCGAGCGCTTCTTCCCCGACCTGGTCGCCGAGTACGAGCGCGGGCGCGAACTGGTCTTGGCGATCAGCGGCCGCGACCAGCTCCTCCGCCGCGAGTGGCTCGAAGAGAGCCTCGACCGCCGGAACCCCTACGTCGACCCGCTGAACCTCCTCCAAGCGAACCTGCTCGGGCGCACCCACCGCACCGACGAGGAGGAGCGCACCCTGCGGCTCACGGTCAACGGCATCGCCGCCGGGATGAAGAACACCGGATAG
- a CDS encoding DUF5817 domain-containing protein encodes MYAVVGCNECANMWLVTDPEASETAQCSRCGKTHRTAKLKRFFESEDRAAAREARSALLAKKRGDSAAFAEVDHVSELEDAVDEAGIDDREYLEASGLDADAVDAAGERAEGGGGGSRSRTEVVRDAVDAVDDPTEAAVVERAERDGVPADAAREILTRLARRGELTESNGRYRVL; translated from the coding sequence ATGTACGCGGTCGTCGGCTGCAACGAGTGCGCCAACATGTGGCTGGTCACGGACCCTGAGGCGAGCGAGACCGCGCAGTGCTCGCGGTGCGGCAAGACCCACCGCACCGCCAAGCTCAAGCGCTTCTTCGAGTCCGAGGACCGCGCGGCCGCGCGGGAGGCCCGGTCCGCCCTGCTCGCGAAGAAGCGCGGCGACAGCGCGGCGTTCGCCGAGGTCGACCACGTCTCGGAGCTGGAGGACGCGGTCGACGAGGCGGGCATCGACGACCGCGAGTACCTCGAGGCGTCCGGGCTCGACGCCGACGCGGTCGACGCGGCCGGCGAGCGAGCCGAGGGCGGCGGGGGCGGGTCGCGGAGCCGCACGGAGGTCGTCCGCGACGCGGTCGACGCCGTCGACGACCCGACCGAGGCGGCGGTCGTGGAGCGCGCCGAGCGGGACGGCGTCCCCGCCGACGCGGCCCGGGAGATCCTGACCCGCCTCGCGCGCCGCGGCGAACTCACCGAGTCGAACGGGCGGTATCGCGTCCTCTGA
- the hmgB gene encoding hydroxymethylglutaryl-CoA synthase — translation MTAVGIDGVEIWTGKLKLDLPGTFAPEQGDDPEKYTKGLGLNNSSFPDVYEDIVTMGANAAKGLMDRKGLEPEDVGRIDVATESAFDHSKPVSTYIAGCLEQVYDGDFTHANKGERKFACLAGTQAIDDAYNWIRAGRNRDRPAIVITTDTALYARGDPGEATQGAGAVAMLIDEDPSIVELSTDQGYGSKDETDFLKPNQQFPSVDGKRSVQVYLSRMREALEDYESVTDDIELEDFAYAPFHTPFPGMVRKAALLAYRHVIRDTDHEDALADEIGRQPREHEYDDREAYEEAIRGYMDDLKTTEQYQSWYDAAVEPTLGLSREVGNWYTSSVHIARVSALRDALTRDRDFVDETLLVASYGSGAQAEIHAETIREGWRAEVEALDIDAQLDARYDLTWDEYEDVHDVHEYDADLGREIEEFTQPDGEFVFTGWGRMNERQYEYVE, via the coding sequence ATGACCGCAGTCGGGATCGACGGCGTCGAGATCTGGACCGGGAAGCTCAAGCTCGACCTGCCGGGCACGTTCGCGCCGGAGCAGGGCGACGACCCCGAGAAGTACACGAAGGGGCTCGGGCTCAACAACTCCTCGTTCCCCGACGTGTACGAGGACATCGTCACGATGGGCGCGAACGCCGCCAAGGGGCTGATGGACCGGAAGGGGCTCGAACCCGAGGACGTCGGCCGGATCGACGTCGCCACGGAGTCGGCGTTCGACCACTCGAAGCCGGTGTCGACGTACATCGCGGGCTGTCTCGAACAGGTGTACGACGGCGACTTCACCCACGCCAACAAGGGCGAGCGCAAGTTCGCCTGCCTCGCCGGTACGCAGGCGATAGACGACGCGTACAACTGGATCCGAGCGGGCCGGAACCGCGACCGACCGGCGATCGTCATCACCACCGACACGGCGCTGTACGCCCGCGGCGACCCCGGCGAGGCGACGCAGGGCGCCGGCGCCGTCGCGATGCTGATCGACGAGGACCCCTCGATCGTCGAGCTCTCGACCGACCAGGGGTACGGGTCGAAAGACGAGACGGACTTCCTCAAGCCGAACCAGCAGTTCCCGAGCGTCGACGGGAAGCGGTCGGTCCAGGTGTACCTCTCCCGGATGCGCGAGGCCTTAGAGGACTACGAGTCCGTCACCGACGACATCGAACTGGAGGACTTCGCGTACGCCCCGTTCCACACGCCGTTCCCCGGGATGGTCCGCAAGGCGGCGCTGTTGGCCTACCGGCACGTCATCCGCGACACCGACCACGAGGACGCACTCGCCGACGAGATCGGCCGTCAGCCCCGCGAGCACGAGTACGACGACCGCGAGGCCTACGAGGAGGCGATCCGCGGCTACATGGACGACCTGAAGACGACCGAGCAGTACCAGTCGTGGTACGACGCGGCCGTCGAGCCGACGCTCGGGCTCTCTCGGGAGGTCGGTAACTGGTACACCAGCTCCGTCCACATCGCCCGCGTGAGCGCCCTGCGCGACGCCCTGACCCGCGACCGCGACTTCGTCGACGAGACGCTGCTCGTCGCCTCCTACGGCTCCGGCGCGCAGGCCGAGATCCACGCCGAGACGATCCGCGAGGGGTGGCGCGCGGAGGTCGAGGCGCTCGACATCGACGCCCAGCTCGACGCCCGCTACGACCTCACGTGGGACGAGTACGAGGACGTTCACGACGTTCACGAGTACGACGCCGACCTCGGCCGCGAGATCGAGGAGTTCACCCAGCCCGACGGTGAGTTCGTCTTCACCGGTTGGGGTCGGATGAACGAGCGGCAGTACGAGTACGTCGAGTAG
- a CDS encoding DUF7490 domain-containing protein codes for MDTRTALLAAAAALLVAGAVGAVAAPDALTDPRATDEPPGRIDVAGATVAPGEVRGETAELRLGTDLRHRGGTVENVTVRHRAIGSESGLLVDETTVEVGDVDFEGERTVNGTVTVEREGGYRIETVVFADGQRREQQTTRVAGVAALTPDYADTQVGFTDGSVWPTVAVSVAEAGDGTATLSASVSVTNRGDEASDDVDLRLYLRQAESNVIAAEATETVGTVRPGRTDTVTATVEVPDGYNYYIDAALFDDDVLVDETQGVANLNPQETITANETVRDVAFSVEDFERDDVGGDGADGATPDGGPSDGATPGFGPLAALVALVVAALAARRRR; via the coding sequence ATGGACACCCGCACGGCCCTCCTGGCGGCAGCGGCCGCGCTCCTCGTCGCGGGCGCGGTCGGCGCCGTCGCCGCCCCCGACGCCCTCACCGACCCCCGAGCGACGGACGAACCGCCCGGCCGGATCGACGTCGCCGGCGCGACCGTCGCCCCCGGCGAGGTGCGCGGCGAGACCGCGGAGCTCCGGCTCGGCACCGACCTCCGCCACCGCGGCGGCACCGTCGAGAACGTCACCGTCCGCCACCGCGCGATCGGTTCCGAGTCCGGCCTCCTCGTCGACGAGACGACCGTCGAGGTCGGCGACGTCGACTTCGAGGGGGAACGCACCGTCAACGGCACCGTCACCGTCGAGCGCGAGGGCGGCTACCGCATCGAGACGGTCGTCTTCGCGGACGGGCAGCGCCGCGAGCAGCAGACCACGCGCGTCGCCGGCGTCGCGGCGCTCACGCCGGACTACGCCGACACGCAGGTCGGGTTCACCGACGGGAGCGTCTGGCCGACCGTCGCCGTGAGCGTGGCCGAGGCCGGCGACGGGACCGCGACGCTGTCGGCGTCGGTGTCGGTGACGAACCGCGGCGACGAGGCGAGCGACGACGTCGACCTCCGGCTGTACCTCCGGCAGGCGGAGTCGAACGTGATCGCCGCGGAGGCGACGGAGACGGTCGGCACCGTTCGCCCCGGCCGCACCGACACCGTGACGGCGACCGTCGAGGTGCCCGACGGCTACAACTACTACATCGACGCCGCGCTGTTCGACGACGACGTGCTCGTCGACGAGACGCAGGGCGTCGCGAACCTGAACCCGCAAGAGACCATCACCGCGAACGAGACGGTCCGCGACGTGGCGTTCTCCGTCGAGGACTTCGAGCGCGACGACGTCGGGGGCGACGGCGCCGACGGCGCGACGCCGGACGGCGGGCCCAGCGACGGCGCGACGCCCGGCTTCGGCCCGCTCGCCGCGCTCGTCGCCCTGGTCGTCGCGGCGCTGGCGGCGCGGAGGCGACGATGA